One genomic region from Haloterrigena gelatinilytica encodes:
- a CDS encoding Na+/H+ antiporter NhaC family protein, which produces MSDFGALSLIPPLLAIGLAIATRRPMLSLFLGIWSGAVIYTESLGIAQTFDWITGAIIADDGFHVQILLFTILLGSGVALIWRLGGATAVREWATARLGSQRAVGVTTWGLGMAMFFDDYANTAIVGSTMREISDQLHISREKLSYIVDSTAAPVATIGLSSWVAFQLSLISEAYDGLGAEGAPTAFETFFRSIPYNTYALLAIVMVGIIVITRRDYGEMLDAEHRAYSTGAVSREDAQPLQEVQKDLGEPIEDRPMLRTFFGPVVVLIAVTLAGAFWTGYQSWTSTQAEAGAPTTIEGALGEDGFVQVFVDIVGAGDFAAALVWGSFAMVATAIAIGIAYDLFDLGTAVDTVLDGFRLMLTAVTILVLAWTISAVAEELGTGDYVTGIVGDAIPVELLPVVILFVAAFIAFTMGSSWATMGIVTPIAIQLAYDLTGTFDIMPVVVGAVFSGAIFGDHASPISDTTVLSATFTGADLIDHVRTQLPYAATVMFVVVICYLLNGYLGLSPLFFLPLGVALLVVLVRGLSELDAARKGLNPVAADSLKEGAESDRRTE; this is translated from the coding sequence ATGTCCGACTTCGGAGCGCTATCGCTCATTCCGCCGCTGCTCGCGATCGGGCTCGCGATCGCGACGCGGCGACCGATGCTCTCGCTGTTCCTTGGCATCTGGTCGGGTGCGGTAATCTACACCGAGAGCCTCGGCATCGCACAGACGTTCGACTGGATCACCGGCGCGATCATCGCCGACGACGGCTTCCACGTCCAGATCCTGCTGTTTACCATCCTGCTGGGATCGGGCGTCGCGCTCATCTGGCGCCTCGGCGGCGCGACCGCCGTCCGCGAGTGGGCGACGGCCCGTCTCGGCTCCCAGCGGGCGGTCGGAGTGACGACCTGGGGGCTCGGGATGGCTATGTTCTTCGACGACTACGCCAACACGGCCATCGTCGGCTCCACGATGCGCGAGATCTCCGACCAGCTGCACATTTCCCGCGAGAAACTCTCCTACATCGTCGACTCGACGGCCGCCCCCGTCGCGACGATCGGGCTCTCGAGCTGGGTCGCCTTCCAGCTCTCGCTGATCAGCGAGGCCTACGACGGACTCGGGGCCGAGGGAGCGCCGACGGCCTTCGAGACGTTCTTTCGGTCGATCCCGTACAACACCTACGCCCTGCTGGCGATCGTGATGGTCGGCATCATCGTCATCACGCGCCGGGACTACGGCGAGATGCTCGACGCCGAACACCGCGCGTACTCGACCGGCGCGGTCAGCCGCGAGGACGCCCAGCCGCTGCAGGAAGTCCAGAAGGACCTCGGCGAACCGATCGAGGATCGGCCGATGCTGCGGACGTTCTTCGGGCCGGTGGTCGTGCTCATCGCGGTGACGCTCGCGGGCGCGTTCTGGACCGGGTACCAGTCGTGGACGTCGACGCAGGCCGAGGCGGGGGCTCCGACGACGATCGAGGGTGCCCTCGGCGAGGACGGGTTCGTCCAGGTGTTCGTCGACATCGTCGGCGCCGGGGACTTCGCCGCGGCGCTGGTCTGGGGCTCGTTCGCCATGGTCGCGACCGCCATCGCGATCGGGATCGCCTACGACCTGTTCGATCTCGGCACCGCCGTCGACACCGTCCTCGACGGGTTCCGGCTCATGCTGACGGCCGTCACGATCCTCGTGCTCGCGTGGACGATCAGCGCCGTCGCGGAGGAACTCGGGACGGGCGACTACGTAACGGGGATCGTCGGCGACGCGATCCCGGTCGAGTTGCTTCCCGTCGTGATTCTGTTCGTCGCCGCCTTCATCGCGTTCACGATGGGCTCGTCGTGGGCGACGATGGGGATCGTCACGCCGATCGCCATCCAACTCGCCTACGACCTCACCGGGACGTTCGATATCATGCCGGTCGTCGTCGGTGCGGTCTTCTCGGGCGCGATCTTCGGCGACCACGCCTCGCCGATCTCCGACACGACGGTGCTCTCGGCGACCTTCACCGGCGCGGACCTGATCGATCACGTGCGCACCCAACTGCCCTACGCCGCGACCGTCATGTTCGTCGTCGTGATCTGCTACCTGCTCAACGGCTACCTCGGCCTCTCGCCGCTGTTCTTCCTCCCGCTGGGCGTGGCCCTGCTCGTCGTCCTCGTCCGCGGCCTCTCGGAACTCGACGCCGCCCGCAAGGGACTCAACCCGGTCGCCGCCGACTCGCTCAAGGAGGGCGCCGAGTCCGACCGTCGGACCGAGTAG
- a CDS encoding outer membrane protein assembly factor BamB family protein gives MDSTKRSADHGRARTHVPSRRQLLRLGSAAAVTGLAGCSETVDTLGTIVDPSDDDSGCGTAKPAASVSEYATHPETDVSLFRRGLRRLGYFPDEVVPSSVSVNWTFPLNYVGHTAAKSSPVPTPDAETIIFAGDTGWVYAYAPTGELQWSTRTGATEKGFHGSAAVIDDTAYIGGYDGDLYALDVKTGDLVWRTRSRDLEGTLAIGSSPAYYDGRLYIIAEYGAPSSGALWEIDPETGEPTWSDDRIWGQPHPSPTIDLETGRILAGSNDGVVYCWEFPSLEFAWSFQTDADGEEQAGGAFRKGAQIKGTVAAHDGYGYVGSWDETFYCLDLEDGSEVWSFDTDRSIMSNPAVDIEEDVVYMGNDDGYVYAIDAKSGEELWSADVGGRVIGALTVTAGTVLAGSYDSHLYALDKETGNRCWRVANRGRVTSAPVPVDGRIYYAERAVFSNYYDDERETILEEPGHGYCLVGDE, from the coding sequence ATGGATTCGACGAAACGATCTGCGGATCACGGGCGGGCGCGAACACACGTCCCGTCCCGACGACAATTACTTCGTCTCGGTAGCGCGGCCGCGGTCACCGGGCTGGCCGGCTGTTCCGAGACAGTGGACACTCTCGGTACGATCGTCGACCCGAGCGACGACGACTCCGGTTGCGGGACCGCTAAACCCGCGGCTTCCGTTTCCGAGTACGCGACGCATCCGGAGACGGACGTCTCGCTGTTCCGTCGCGGACTGCGTCGACTCGGCTACTTCCCCGACGAAGTCGTCCCGAGTTCGGTGAGCGTCAACTGGACGTTCCCGCTCAACTACGTCGGCCACACGGCCGCCAAGTCGAGCCCCGTCCCGACGCCCGACGCTGAGACGATAATCTTCGCTGGCGACACCGGTTGGGTATACGCCTACGCACCGACGGGGGAACTGCAGTGGTCGACCCGGACCGGCGCGACGGAGAAAGGGTTCCACGGCTCGGCGGCAGTGATCGACGACACCGCCTACATCGGCGGCTACGACGGTGACCTCTACGCGCTGGACGTCAAAACCGGCGACCTCGTCTGGCGGACTCGTTCCCGGGACCTCGAGGGAACGCTCGCGATCGGCTCGAGTCCCGCCTACTACGACGGGCGGCTCTACATCATCGCCGAATACGGCGCACCATCTTCCGGCGCACTCTGGGAAATCGATCCGGAGACGGGGGAGCCGACCTGGAGCGACGACCGCATCTGGGGCCAGCCCCACCCTTCACCGACGATCGATCTCGAGACGGGACGGATCCTCGCGGGGTCGAACGACGGCGTCGTCTACTGTTGGGAATTTCCCTCTCTCGAGTTCGCGTGGTCGTTCCAGACCGACGCCGACGGCGAGGAACAAGCGGGCGGCGCCTTTCGCAAGGGCGCCCAGATCAAGGGCACCGTCGCGGCACACGACGGCTACGGCTACGTCGGCAGCTGGGACGAGACCTTCTACTGTCTCGATCTCGAGGACGGCTCGGAAGTGTGGTCGTTCGACACGGATCGCTCTATCATGTCGAACCCCGCAGTCGACATCGAGGAAGATGTCGTCTACATGGGCAATGACGACGGCTACGTCTACGCGATCGACGCTAAATCGGGGGAAGAGCTGTGGTCGGCGGACGTCGGCGGCCGCGTTATCGGCGCGCTGACGGTCACTGCCGGAACGGTGCTGGCCGGCTCCTACGATTCGCACCTGTACGCCCTCGACAAGGAGACCGGCAATCGATGTTGGCGGGTTGCGAACCGCGGTCGAGTTACCAGTGCGCCGGTCCCCGTCGACGGGCGAATCTACTACGCGGAACGGGCCGTCTTCTCGAACTACTACGACGACGAGAGGGAGACGATCCTCGAGGAACCGGGACACGGGTACTGTCTGGTCGGCGACGAGTGA
- a CDS encoding DUF7576 family protein: MEHRYDGPELPSSHDRLRETTACRTCECEIGPRDRRLTWRVRDGADVFQYHYCSDECLQAARERHHQ; this comes from the coding sequence ATGGAACACCGCTACGACGGACCCGAACTACCCTCGAGTCACGACCGACTCCGCGAGACGACGGCGTGTCGCACCTGTGAATGCGAAATCGGGCCCCGTGACCGGCGACTGACGTGGCGCGTCCGCGACGGGGCGGACGTGTTCCAGTACCACTACTGCAGCGACGAGTGTCTGCAGGCGGCCCGCGAGAGACACCATCAGTAG
- a CDS encoding OBG GTPase family GTP-binding protein encodes MGLEEEIEEIEEEIANTPYNKSTEAHIGRLKSKLAEKKEKLQNQSSAGGGTGYSVEKHGDATVALVGFPSVGKSSLLNSLTNADSETGSYEFTTLDVNPGMLQHRGANIQMLDVPGLIEGAASGRGDGQQVLAVVRNADLIVFVLSVFEIDQYDRLQEELYDINIRVDREPPRVTVRPKIKDGIKITSSTDQDLDEETIKHVLREHGYVNADLNLQENVTIDRLVDGLMENREYIPSITCVNKVDLIEPDYKETVDEQLRERDLDPEEVTFISAAKEKGLDALKDRIWDNLGLIRVYMDKPGRGIDWEEPLVIEQGATVGEAIEKLGGEMEERFRFARVSGPSATHDEQQVGTEHVLEDEDVLKLILRR; translated from the coding sequence ATGGGGCTCGAGGAGGAGATCGAGGAGATCGAAGAAGAAATCGCCAACACGCCCTACAACAAGTCGACGGAGGCCCACATCGGCCGGCTGAAGTCAAAACTCGCGGAGAAAAAGGAGAAGCTCCAGAACCAGAGCTCTGCCGGGGGCGGCACCGGCTACTCCGTCGAGAAACACGGCGACGCCACCGTCGCGCTGGTCGGCTTTCCGAGCGTCGGCAAGTCGTCGCTGCTGAACTCGCTGACCAACGCCGACAGCGAGACGGGCTCCTACGAGTTCACGACGCTGGACGTCAACCCCGGGATGCTCCAGCACCGCGGGGCGAACATCCAGATGCTGGACGTTCCCGGGTTGATCGAAGGCGCGGCGTCGGGGCGTGGCGACGGGCAGCAGGTGCTGGCGGTCGTGCGCAACGCCGACCTGATCGTCTTCGTCCTCTCGGTGTTCGAGATCGACCAGTACGACCGCCTGCAGGAGGAACTGTACGACATCAACATCCGCGTCGACCGGGAGCCGCCGCGGGTGACCGTGCGGCCGAAGATCAAAGACGGGATCAAGATCACCTCGAGCACGGACCAGGACCTGGACGAGGAGACGATCAAGCACGTCCTCCGGGAACACGGCTACGTCAACGCCGACCTGAACCTCCAGGAGAACGTCACCATCGACCGGCTGGTCGACGGCCTGATGGAGAACCGCGAGTACATCCCCTCGATCACCTGCGTCAACAAGGTCGACCTGATCGAACCCGACTACAAGGAGACGGTCGACGAGCAACTGCGCGAGCGCGACCTCGACCCCGAGGAAGTCACGTTCATCAGCGCCGCGAAGGAGAAGGGCCTCGACGCGCTCAAGGACCGCATCTGGGACAACCTGGGGCTGATCCGCGTCTACATGGACAAGCCCGGCCGCGGCATCGACTGGGAGGAACCGCTGGTCATCGAGCAGGGGGCGACCGTCGGCGAGGCCATCGAGAAACTCGGCGGCGAGATGGAAGAGCGGTTCCGCTTCGCCCGCGTGAGCGGCCCCAGCGCCACCCACGACGAACAGCAGGTCGGCACGGAACACGTCCTCGAGGACGAGGACGTGCTGAAACTGATTCTGCGCCGGTAG
- a CDS encoding BGTF surface domain-containing protein produces the protein MTDNATIREKGRAVVLAALMVFSVVAMSAAFAGGAAAAQDSYGDDGDVNDGNTQLNNSDRLFQGQVGYVLNDSVGVSTDLSNASTVELHDEDGNWVRDLDVKKAGADHDFVAEDELYIEVSTEILDGSSYNVTDEDEVNVQFDVSTHTLTSEFTDDSVTNANSGTSTELSIDSERSGITTEVSAEGLDHKDLWSIFGDGSTLDDGNVTAAEGVAYVDAEEDSIVLEGREDFNADFDGIEAGEYEFTASVTDTTAEDTATIQVSEIDEDYYFSNVESVSEGEIAEITLGLEGADTASVVLGEDDTFAAAVTVNDVSGDEITLEYNTYNNEWDIADDDSDAYLTNEKTNDALDNGNDSLPAWNWDLTLGQGLDTQNFTLNEEHDRDVLTVSDYAGVGDTTSYTAPADAGIHGDYEAYDEATVTETDTFAVEDGIVVALEDFGADGAVAANGSDLLDKEGVNIDVAEQTSGPINNAENWSTNAGDLDAELITTDLDSYDGDLLVTLDPAGNASFAADQSYDVTVTIDAETSSFMDADEDDDYEQEFEISFEDRELSWDEIDSLPAEDGATASGTTTVAPGTDLSANADSPSDEGGFVDYTSAVVNDDYTFDAEFDLAGETPGVHFDLTANEDTSVASPADAAVLEDVQLTAADEPEPETDVDVSAEYDSPITTEESTDISAVVTNNGDTAQTVDVELTFNGETYTEEGVEVGANSSETVTLTTVNGEDLDASDYDLTISVSNENVDASADGTLTVEDASENGAENGAENGDENGAENGDENGTENGNENGAENGNENGDENGNENGNENGGEDDGEDDGTPGFGIAVALVAMLAAAMLALRRQN, from the coding sequence ATGACAGACAACGCAACCATTCGCGAAAAGGGACGCGCAGTAGTCCTGGCCGCGCTTATGGTGTTCTCCGTTGTTGCCATGTCCGCTGCATTTGCAGGCGGCGCGGCAGCAGCACAAGATAGCTACGGTGACGATGGTGACGTAAACGATGGTAACACACAATTAAACAACAGTGACCGACTCTTCCAGGGTCAGGTCGGCTATGTCCTCAACGATAGCGTTGGTGTTAGCACTGATCTATCGAACGCTAGCACTGTCGAACTCCACGACGAGGACGGCAACTGGGTCCGTGACCTCGACGTGAAAAAGGCCGGTGCCGATCATGACTTTGTCGCGGAAGATGAACTGTACATCGAGGTCTCGACTGAGATCCTTGATGGCAGTTCGTACAATGTGACTGACGAGGACGAGGTTAACGTCCAGTTCGATGTCAGCACGCACACGCTGACCTCGGAGTTTACTGACGATTCCGTCACTAATGCTAACTCCGGTACCAGCACCGAGCTGTCGATCGACTCCGAGCGCTCGGGCATCACGACCGAAGTGAGTGCCGAGGGCCTCGACCACAAGGACCTCTGGAGCATCTTCGGCGACGGCAGTACGCTCGACGACGGTAACGTTACCGCTGCAGAGGGTGTTGCTTACGTTGACGCCGAAGAAGATTCGATCGTTCTTGAGGGTCGCGAAGACTTCAACGCTGACTTCGACGGCATCGAGGCTGGTGAATACGAGTTCACCGCATCGGTGACTGACACGACGGCCGAGGACACGGCGACGATCCAAGTGTCCGAGATCGACGAAGACTACTACTTCAGTAACGTCGAATCCGTCTCCGAAGGCGAAATTGCAGAGATTACCCTCGGTCTCGAGGGCGCCGACACTGCATCCGTTGTCCTCGGTGAGGACGACACCTTCGCTGCAGCAGTCACAGTGAACGACGTCTCCGGCGACGAGATCACCCTTGAGTACAACACGTACAATAACGAGTGGGACATCGCCGACGACGACTCTGACGCATACCTCACTAACGAGAAAACCAACGACGCGCTCGACAATGGTAACGACTCCCTGCCCGCATGGAACTGGGATCTGACTCTCGGTCAGGGCCTTGATACCCAGAACTTCACGCTCAACGAGGAACACGACCGTGACGTCCTCACCGTGAGCGATTACGCGGGTGTCGGTGACACGACGAGCTACACTGCACCGGCTGATGCCGGTATCCACGGCGACTACGAGGCCTACGACGAGGCAACCGTCACTGAGACGGACACCTTCGCCGTCGAAGATGGTATCGTCGTTGCCCTCGAAGACTTCGGCGCTGACGGGGCCGTCGCGGCCAACGGCTCGGACCTCCTCGACAAGGAAGGCGTCAACATCGACGTTGCTGAGCAGACTTCCGGTCCGATCAACAACGCAGAGAACTGGAGTACGAACGCAGGCGACCTCGACGCTGAACTGATCACGACTGATCTGGACAGCTACGATGGTGACCTGCTGGTCACGCTCGACCCTGCTGGCAACGCCAGCTTCGCAGCTGACCAGAGCTACGACGTGACGGTGACCATCGACGCTGAGACCAGTTCCTTCATGGACGCCGACGAGGATGACGACTACGAGCAGGAGTTCGAAATCTCCTTCGAGGACCGTGAACTCTCCTGGGACGAGATCGACTCGCTCCCGGCTGAAGACGGCGCAACCGCGTCCGGTACGACGACGGTCGCCCCCGGTACGGACCTCAGCGCAAACGCTGACTCGCCGAGCGACGAAGGCGGCTTCGTCGACTACACGAGTGCTGTCGTCAACGACGACTACACGTTCGACGCTGAATTCGACCTCGCAGGCGAAACCCCTGGCGTTCACTTCGACCTGACCGCCAACGAGGACACCTCGGTCGCCTCCCCGGCTGACGCCGCTGTCCTCGAGGACGTCCAGCTGACCGCTGCCGACGAGCCTGAACCCGAAACGGACGTCGACGTCTCCGCTGAGTACGACTCCCCGATCACGACCGAGGAGTCCACCGACATCAGCGCGGTCGTTACCAACAACGGTGACACCGCGCAGACCGTCGACGTTGAGCTCACCTTCAACGGTGAGACCTACACCGAGGAAGGCGTCGAAGTCGGCGCTAACTCGAGCGAGACCGTCACCCTCACCACCGTCAACGGTGAGGACCTCGACGCCAGTGACTACGATCTCACGATCTCCGTCTCCAACGAGAACGTTGACGCATCCGCCGACGGTACGCTGACCGTCGAGGACGCATCCGAGAACGGTGCCGAGAACGGTGCCGAGAACGGCGACGAGAACGGTGCCGAGAACGGCGACGAGAACGGTACCGAGAACGGCAACGAGAACGGTGCCGAGAACGGCAACGAGAACGGCGACGAGAACGGCAACGAGAACGGCAACGAGAACGGTGGCGAAGACGATGGCGAAGACGACGGTACGCCCGGCTTCGGCATCGCTGTCGCCCTCGTCGCGATGCTCGCTGCCGCCATGCTCGCGCTCCGCCGCCAGAACTAA
- a CDS encoding Cdc6/Cdc18 family protein, translating into MGTDPIPTPSIEELQDDPMADGTTSIFRRRELLRPQHVPQKDRIVGRDREIETVEALLKPAAFGDPPESGFLFGKTGTGKSLVAKHVTGRARGIAQMQETDLTAAYVDCDQYNTETRAARKMAFEVRDAIDPDRYIPKDGVGASRYYDALWDGDGLLHDSDSLIVILDEIDKLGDDTAEILSKLSRSEEAGKTGCYIAVVAISNKTDYTDAPDERVASSFQDDPIIFPPYDATQLQAILERRKDAFKDGVLGPGVIELASALAARDHGDARRALDILRSAGKLAEKDGSDRVTEDHVRKADEYSDLNRSIQVIKNGTPHSRYALYALAYLTKSKLSDSFSTGEVYDTYCVVADVVAGESLTHQRVLDLMKKWTLPEITESRHTGGGKGQGSYRTHRLLHDPDVVMSACLESTSDQRNVLDALSESSI; encoded by the coding sequence ATGGGAACTGATCCGATCCCGACGCCCTCGATCGAGGAACTCCAGGACGATCCGATGGCGGACGGAACGACGTCTATCTTCCGTCGTCGGGAACTCCTCCGGCCCCAGCACGTGCCCCAGAAGGACCGCATCGTCGGCCGCGACCGCGAGATCGAGACCGTCGAGGCGCTACTCAAACCGGCGGCTTTCGGCGATCCGCCCGAGAGCGGCTTCCTCTTCGGGAAGACGGGGACCGGCAAGTCGCTCGTCGCCAAACACGTCACCGGCCGCGCACGCGGCATCGCCCAGATGCAGGAGACCGATCTCACCGCCGCGTACGTCGACTGCGATCAGTACAACACGGAGACGCGAGCCGCCCGCAAGATGGCCTTCGAGGTCCGGGACGCGATCGATCCCGACCGCTACATCCCCAAGGACGGCGTCGGCGCGAGTCGCTACTACGACGCGCTCTGGGACGGCGACGGCCTCCTCCACGACTCGGACTCGCTGATCGTGATCTTAGACGAGATCGACAAACTCGGTGACGATACCGCCGAAATTCTCTCGAAGCTCTCTCGCTCCGAAGAGGCCGGCAAGACGGGCTGTTACATCGCGGTCGTCGCGATCAGCAACAAGACCGACTACACCGACGCGCCCGACGAGCGCGTCGCCTCGAGTTTCCAGGACGATCCGATCATCTTCCCGCCGTACGACGCGACCCAACTGCAGGCGATCCTCGAGCGCCGCAAGGACGCGTTCAAGGACGGCGTCCTCGGACCGGGCGTGATCGAACTGGCCTCGGCGCTCGCCGCCCGCGACCACGGCGACGCCCGCCGAGCGCTGGACATCCTCCGCTCGGCCGGCAAACTCGCGGAGAAGGACGGCAGCGATCGAGTGACCGAAGACCACGTGCGCAAGGCCGACGAGTACAGCGATCTCAACCGCTCTATTCAGGTCATCAAGAACGGGACACCTCACTCTCGCTACGCCCTCTACGCGCTGGCGTACCTGACGAAGTCCAAACTCTCGGATTCCTTCTCGACGGGCGAAGTCTACGACACCTACTGCGTCGTCGCTGACGTGGTCGCCGGCGAATCGCTGACCCACCAGCGGGTCCTCGATCTGATGAAGAAGTGGACGCTGCCGGAGATCACCGAGAGCCGACACACCGGCGGCGGCAAGGGACAGGGCAGCTACCGGACCCACCGCCTGCTGCACGATCCCGACGTCGTGATGAGCGCCTGCCTCGAGTCTACGAGCGACCAGCGCAACGTTCTCGACGCGCTCTCCGAATCCTCGATATAA
- a CDS encoding DUF7563 family protein, producing MPRCGNCDAYVTSDFVRVFGVNDEVHGCPNCSTYRELSGGDGAVRETETEREVGELHV from the coding sequence ATGCCAAGGTGTGGCAACTGCGACGCGTACGTGACGAGCGACTTCGTTCGGGTGTTCGGCGTGAACGACGAGGTCCACGGCTGTCCGAACTGTTCGACGTACCGCGAACTCTCCGGCGGCGACGGCGCGGTTCGCGAAACCGAGACGGAACGCGAGGTCGGCGAACTCCACGTCTGA
- a CDS encoding MFS transporter, which translates to MRSISKPKRVISDLSSDGRGKILLSVAFGWFLSISVRMIYPALLPHIRGTYSLTLTTSGLLLSVLWIAYAFGQLPGGILADWIGERLLLIAGSLLAAAMLALVIVVNSTILLFLATALFGGGTALYGVSRFTILNKIYPDRLGTATGATMAAGDVGNAVMPPAAGFIATALAWQYSFGAAVPLFLIAALSLWLTLPKQPSTSTSLSESLDLEGIVPTLSQPTVLRGTALLVLWAVIIQAFMGFYPTYLMDVKGLSARVANVLFGFFFALGILMKPVAGRAYDSIGVRAPLLLIMGSAGLALLALPFVGEVWLFGLLTVLASSLLGFETIVISDLTQRLPDGTQGTNLGALRTVYLALGALSPLLFGAIADLGYFDEAFVGIAALAGVVVCIVFVSVDY; encoded by the coding sequence GTGCGCTCTATTTCGAAACCGAAACGCGTTATTAGCGACCTCTCGAGCGACGGCCGCGGAAAGATACTCCTCTCCGTCGCCTTCGGCTGGTTCCTCTCGATCAGCGTCCGGATGATCTACCCGGCGTTGTTGCCCCATATTCGCGGCACGTACTCGCTTACGCTCACGACGTCCGGCCTGCTCCTGTCGGTGCTCTGGATCGCCTACGCGTTCGGGCAACTGCCGGGCGGCATCCTCGCCGACTGGATCGGGGAGCGTCTGCTGTTGATCGCGGGGTCCCTCCTCGCGGCGGCGATGCTCGCGCTCGTCATCGTCGTCAACTCGACGATCCTCCTGTTCCTCGCGACGGCCCTGTTCGGCGGCGGAACGGCGCTGTACGGCGTCTCTCGGTTCACGATCCTGAACAAGATTTACCCCGACCGACTCGGCACGGCGACGGGCGCGACGATGGCCGCCGGCGACGTCGGGAACGCGGTGATGCCGCCGGCCGCCGGGTTCATCGCGACCGCGCTGGCCTGGCAGTACAGCTTCGGCGCCGCCGTTCCGCTCTTTCTGATCGCGGCTCTCAGCCTCTGGCTAACGCTTCCGAAACAGCCGTCGACGTCGACGTCACTGAGCGAGTCCCTCGACCTCGAGGGCATCGTTCCGACGCTGTCGCAACCGACCGTCCTCCGTGGGACCGCGCTGCTCGTCCTGTGGGCCGTCATCATCCAGGCGTTCATGGGGTTCTACCCGACGTATCTGATGGACGTAAAGGGGCTCTCGGCGCGGGTCGCGAACGTCCTGTTCGGCTTCTTCTTCGCGCTCGGCATCCTGATGAAGCCGGTCGCCGGACGGGCCTACGATAGCATCGGCGTTCGGGCGCCCCTCCTCCTGATCATGGGATCGGCCGGTCTGGCGCTTCTCGCGCTCCCCTTCGTCGGGGAGGTGTGGCTCTTCGGTCTGCTGACCGTGCTCGCGAGTAGCCTCCTGGGATTCGAAACGATCGTGATCTCCGATCTCACCCAGCGGCTGCCGGACGGCACGCAGGGGACGAATCTGGGCGCGCTCCGGACGGTCTACCTCGCGCTCGGCGCGCTGAGTCCGCTTCTCTTCGGAGCGATCGCCGACTTGGGGTACTTCGACGAGGCGTTCGTCGGTATCGCCGCTCTCGCCGGCGTCGTCGTCTGTATCGTGTTCGTCTCGGTCGATTACTAG
- a CDS encoding VNG_1110C family protein, translated as MPDAARLRDSTQIVLPRETLDAVEPPLSDEFTVTVVPEGDRQCRVIGSPVEIKAASEYLARRGVTMR; from the coding sequence ATGCCAGACGCGGCGCGGCTTCGCGACAGCACGCAGATCGTCCTCCCTCGGGAGACCCTCGACGCCGTCGAGCCACCGCTTTCTGACGAGTTTACCGTAACGGTCGTCCCGGAGGGAGACCGCCAGTGTCGCGTCATCGGGAGCCCCGTCGAGATCAAGGCCGCCAGCGAGTACCTCGCGCGCCGCGGCGTCACGATGCGCTAA
- a CDS encoding VOC family protein yields MDGTLDHTMIRVSDLEESLDWYQTHLEYEEKDRFEGDGFTIVYLGPEEMHDEGAMLEITHNEGEEPEVGDAWGHIAVRVPDGELEDYYQQLLDEGVDDYRDPESCGGDYAFVKDPDGHEIEIVQRDPDEGALWSIDHTMIRVEDADEALGFWTRKFEYDEVGRWEADTFANYFVEPRDAAPEAMSVELTYNYDGRSYDTGDAWGHLCVRVDDLAEDWEALLEREAPDYRDPESNDNMYAFTKDQDGHEIELIERDLEADSLFPF; encoded by the coding sequence ATGGACGGAACGCTCGACCACACGATGATCCGCGTCTCGGATCTCGAGGAGTCGCTCGACTGGTACCAGACCCACCTCGAGTACGAGGAGAAGGATCGCTTCGAGGGCGACGGGTTCACGATCGTCTACCTCGGCCCCGAGGAGATGCACGACGAGGGCGCCATGCTCGAGATCACCCACAACGAAGGCGAGGAGCCGGAAGTGGGCGACGCCTGGGGGCACATCGCCGTCCGCGTTCCCGACGGCGAACTCGAGGACTACTACCAGCAGCTGCTGGACGAGGGCGTCGACGATTACCGCGATCCCGAGTCCTGCGGCGGCGACTACGCCTTCGTCAAGGATCCCGACGGCCACGAGATCGAAATCGTCCAGCGCGACCCCGACGAGGGGGCGCTCTGGTCGATCGACCACACCATGATCCGCGTCGAGGACGCCGACGAAGCACTGGGCTTCTGGACCCGCAAGTTCGAGTACGACGAGGTCGGCCGCTGGGAGGCCGACACCTTCGCGAACTACTTCGTCGAGCCCCGCGACGCCGCTCCCGAGGCGATGTCCGTCGAACTCACCTACAACTACGACGGCCGTAGCTACGACACGGGCGACGCCTGGGGCCACCTCTGCGTCCGCGTCGACGACCTCGCCGAGGACTGGGAGGCCCTGCTCGAGCGCGAGGCGCCCGACTACCGTGACCCCGAGAGCAACGACAACATGTACGCCTTCACGAAAGACCAGGACGGCCACGAGATCGAACTGATCGAGCGCGACCTCGAGGCCGACTCGCTGTTCCCGTTCTGA